The following proteins are encoded in a genomic region of Spirosoma sp. SC4-14:
- the rplL gene encoding 50S ribosomal protein L7/L12 — translation MADLKAFAEQLVSLTVKEVNELAAILKDEYGIEPAAAAPVMVAGGAAGGGDAAPAAAEKTSFDVILKSAGAAKLAVVKLVKDLTGLGLKEAKELVDGAPKPVKEGVAKDEAESLRKQLEEAGAEVEVK, via the coding sequence ATGGCAGATTTGAAAGCGTTCGCTGAGCAGCTTGTAAGCCTAACGGTTAAAGAAGTTAACGAACTGGCTGCTATCCTGAAGGATGAGTACGGAATTGAGCCAGCTGCTGCTGCTCCCGTAATGGTAGCTGGTGGTGCTGCAGGTGGCGGTGATGCTGCTCCAGCTGCTGCTGAGAAAACTTCGTTCGACGTAATCCTGAAATCGGCTGGTGCCGCTAAACTGGCTGTCGTGAAACTGGTTAAAGACCTGACCGGTCTGGGCCTGAAAGAAGCGAAAGAACTGGTTGATGGTGCTCCGAAGCCAGTGAAAGAAGGTGTTGCTAAAGACGAAGCAGAATCGCTGCGCAAGCAACTCGAAGAAGCAGGTGCTGAAGTTGAAGTGAAGTAA
- the rplJ gene encoding 50S ribosomal protein L10: MKREEKGAIIEELTDKFQTIPFFYITEANGMTVAETNNLRRMCFERGIEYRVVKNSFIKKALETLDTDYTPFNETVLHGQSAVMFHPENGKAPAQLIKEFRKTNDKLQLKAASIDYSLFIGADQLDTLIALKSKQELVGEIIGLLQSPAKNVISALQGGGNKLAGILKTLSEREEAA, encoded by the coding sequence ATGAAGCGGGAGGAAAAAGGAGCAATTATTGAGGAATTAACTGATAAATTTCAGACAATTCCCTTCTTCTACATCACGGAAGCCAATGGCATGACGGTTGCTGAAACCAACAATCTCCGTCGGATGTGTTTTGAGCGTGGGATCGAGTACAGAGTGGTGAAAAATAGCTTCATCAAAAAAGCACTCGAAACCCTGGATACGGATTATACGCCGTTCAACGAAACGGTGCTTCATGGCCAGTCGGCGGTGATGTTTCACCCTGAAAATGGTAAGGCACCGGCGCAGCTAATCAAAGAGTTTCGCAAAACGAACGATAAGCTGCAACTAAAGGCTGCCTCTATTGATTACAGCCTGTTTATTGGTGCTGATCAACTGGATACGCTCATCGCACTGAAGAGCAAACAAGAGTTGGTTGGCGAAATCATCGGTCTGCTGCAATCGCCTGCGAAAAATGTCATTTCGGCATTGCAAGGTGGTGGCAACAAATTGGCCGGTATCCTCAAAACGCTGTCGGAGCGCGAGGAAGCAGCTTAA
- the rplA gene encoding 50S ribosomal protein L1, whose product MAKLTKKQKEAQSKYDASKEYSLEQAASILKEISYTKFDASVDIDVRLGVDPRKADQMVRGVATLPHGTGKTVRVLVLCTPDKENEAKEAGADYVGLDEYIQKIEQGWTDIDVIITMPNVMAKVGRLGKILGPRGLMPNPKSGTVTPEVGKAVREVKAGKIDFKVDKTGIIHTSIGKVSFSPDKLAENAQEVISTLLRLKPSSAKGTYVKTIYLSSTMSPGVSIDKTTVTGI is encoded by the coding sequence ATGGCTAAGTTAACAAAAAAACAAAAAGAGGCTCAATCAAAATATGACGCTTCGAAAGAATATTCGCTGGAACAAGCAGCTTCTATTCTGAAGGAGATTTCGTATACCAAGTTTGATGCTTCTGTGGATATTGACGTTCGGTTAGGCGTTGATCCGCGTAAAGCCGACCAAATGGTGCGTGGTGTAGCTACGTTGCCACACGGTACTGGTAAAACGGTTCGCGTTCTGGTGCTTTGCACGCCGGATAAAGAGAACGAAGCGAAAGAGGCTGGTGCTGATTACGTAGGTCTGGATGAATATATTCAGAAGATCGAACAAGGCTGGACGGACATCGATGTAATTATTACGATGCCGAACGTAATGGCTAAAGTTGGTCGGCTGGGTAAAATACTCGGACCACGTGGGCTGATGCCAAACCCCAAGTCGGGTACGGTAACCCCGGAAGTTGGTAAAGCCGTTCGTGAGGTGAAAGCGGGTAAAATCGATTTTAAAGTCGATAAAACCGGTATCATTCACACAAGCATTGGCAAAGTATCGTTTTCGCCAGATAAACTGGCTGAAAATGCACAGGAAGTAATTTCAACTTTGCTACGCCTGAAGCCTTCATCGGCCAAAGGAACGTATGTGAAGACAATCTACCTGTCGAGCACAATGAGTCCGGGAGTAAGTATTGATAAAACCACAGTAACCGGAATTTAA